In Schaalia sp. JY-X169, the following are encoded in one genomic region:
- the dhaL gene encoding dihydroxyacetone kinase subunit DhaL: MGKNVTWARRWVELSAERIGENRELLIDLDRQIGDGDHGENMDRGFSAVVSGPGLSEAQSGADVLKYVAKTLLSTVGGAAGPLYGTAYLRGAGAMPEGDLTSQDVANVLEAAVKGVQARGKAVAGEKTMVDAWLPAVQAAHDVADEGGDVVATFAAAASAGHAGSEATIPMKATKGRASYLGERSIGHLDPGSASSALLLQAAADAASEVFAESSE, from the coding sequence ATGGGAAAGAACGTAACGTGGGCGCGTCGCTGGGTGGAGCTTTCTGCCGAGAGGATCGGGGAAAATCGCGAGTTGCTGATCGACCTCGACCGTCAGATCGGTGACGGCGACCATGGGGAGAACATGGACCGTGGTTTCTCCGCCGTCGTTAGCGGGCCCGGTCTTAGTGAGGCCCAAAGCGGCGCAGATGTGTTGAAGTACGTGGCGAAGACTCTTCTTTCGACCGTGGGTGGCGCAGCGGGACCACTGTATGGAACCGCCTACCTACGCGGCGCAGGAGCAATGCCGGAAGGTGACCTCACAAGTCAGGACGTGGCCAATGTGCTCGAAGCCGCAGTGAAGGGGGTGCAAGCACGTGGCAAAGCGGTGGCGGGAGAGAAGACCATGGTTGACGCGTGGCTTCCCGCGGTGCAGGCCGCCCACGATGTGGCTGACGAGGGCGGCGATGTTGTCGCCACGTTCGCTGCAGCCGCATCTGCTGGCCATGCCGGTTCCGAAGCGACGATTCCGATGAAGGCGACCAAAGGTCGCGCCTCCTACCTCGGTGAGCGCAGCATCGGCCACCTTGATCCAGGGTCGGCTTCTTCCGCACTGCTTCTTCAGGCTGCTGCCGACGCTGCATCCGAAGTGTTTGCTGAGAGTTCGGAGTAG
- the ileS gene encoding isoleucine--tRNA ligase — translation MASEGTTKRFPLHRGDQEVNPKPSFPAVEEETLAYWDADDTFKKSVENRAAGNKGSNEFVFYDGPPFANGTPHYGHLLTGYVKDVVGRYQTMLGHRVERRFGWDTHGLPAEIEAERLLGIVDKSEIEGPDGIGIKAFNDACKSSVLRYTKEWEDYVTRQARWVDFDNDYKTLDPTYMESTLWAFKTLFDKGLIYEGHRVLPYCWNDETPLSNHELKMDDDVYQDRTDQTATVGVALLGEDGRPSGEVALIWTTTPWTLPSNLAIAVGPDVDYVTVLPVAGPLAGKLVVIAEALAESYAKEFGIEVVADATPEIAPEASELSELPTSVQDLIVSRFKGADLVGRRYAPMFPYFANSDEDAAPGPEAFQILQADFVTTEDGTGLVHLAPAFGEDDMNVCLANGIKTVVPVDDSGCFTTEVPDYVGVQVFESNRLILSDLREGSGPLASMSEEMRPILVRQASYQHSYPHCWRCRQPLIYRAVSSWFVEVTKFRDRMVELNQQITWVPEHLKDGQFGKWLEGARDWSISRTRFWGAPIPVWKSDNPVYPRMDVYGSYQKLADDFGVPADEINLHRPMVDDLVRPNPDDPTGQSMMRRVPEVLDCWFESGSMPFAQVHYPFENREWFDNHYPGDFIVEYVGQTRGWFYTLHVLATALFDRPAFRTSLSHGIILGNDGRKMSKSLRNYPDVQGVLDTYGSDAMRWFLLASPVVRGGNLIVTEEGVRDAVRQVLLPLWNAYYFLTLYGNASNQGAGITPTRLDKVEDPAAAFAALPEMDRYLLARTREVTEEVRVAMDEYDLPRASARIVGHLGVITNWYVRTQRQRFWDEDEAAFDSLYTALVVLCEAAAPLLPLVTEEIWRGLTGGESIHLVDYPNLPASWEDEALVEGMDEVQEIVSAAHSLRKAEKLRVRQPLAKLRVVSSDAEALAGFAPIIASEVNVKEVEFETPDRSGLVLRQDLTLNPREFSTAVRPKTSALFQAAKTGGWEVIDEGEGVRFPSVEVDGAAVELFGNQFSLVERVEAEGDEAATVLGSGCFVVLDKLVSAELEAEGWARDLIRQIQDTRKAEGLHIADRINVTLTVPEDRLEALGVHEDLIKHETLTIDLAASAGDEQTLTISKR, via the coding sequence ATGGCATCAGAAGGCACCACGAAGCGTTTCCCGCTCCACCGCGGGGATCAAGAGGTCAACCCAAAACCTTCCTTCCCAGCAGTCGAGGAAGAGACCCTCGCGTATTGGGACGCCGACGACACCTTTAAGAAGTCGGTGGAAAATCGCGCAGCCGGTAACAAAGGTTCGAATGAGTTCGTCTTTTACGACGGACCTCCCTTTGCCAACGGCACCCCGCACTACGGGCACCTGCTCACCGGCTACGTCAAGGACGTGGTCGGTCGCTACCAGACCATGTTGGGCCACCGAGTCGAACGTCGTTTCGGCTGGGATACTCACGGTCTCCCCGCAGAGATCGAGGCCGAACGCCTCTTGGGCATCGTCGACAAGTCTGAAATTGAGGGTCCCGACGGAATCGGCATCAAAGCATTCAACGATGCCTGCAAGAGCTCCGTTCTGCGCTACACGAAGGAGTGGGAAGACTACGTCACCCGCCAGGCGCGCTGGGTGGACTTCGACAATGACTACAAAACCCTTGACCCCACCTACATGGAATCGACGCTGTGGGCGTTCAAGACCCTGTTCGATAAGGGCTTGATCTACGAGGGACACCGCGTTCTGCCCTACTGCTGGAACGACGAGACCCCGCTGTCGAATCACGAACTCAAAATGGATGATGACGTCTATCAGGACCGCACCGACCAGACCGCCACGGTCGGTGTTGCGCTTTTGGGCGAGGACGGGCGTCCCAGTGGCGAAGTCGCCCTCATCTGGACCACCACGCCGTGGACGCTGCCCTCAAACCTGGCGATAGCTGTCGGCCCCGACGTCGATTATGTGACGGTACTGCCGGTGGCTGGCCCGCTTGCAGGCAAGCTTGTCGTGATCGCGGAGGCACTTGCTGAGTCCTACGCCAAGGAGTTCGGCATTGAGGTAGTCGCAGATGCTACTCCGGAGATCGCTCCCGAAGCCTCGGAGCTAAGCGAGCTCCCGACCTCGGTGCAGGACTTGATAGTCAGCCGCTTCAAAGGTGCCGACCTGGTTGGTCGTCGCTACGCCCCGATGTTCCCCTACTTTGCTAACTCTGACGAGGACGCGGCCCCCGGACCCGAAGCCTTCCAGATACTTCAGGCCGACTTCGTGACGACCGAGGACGGAACCGGCCTCGTACACCTTGCCCCGGCCTTTGGTGAAGACGACATGAACGTCTGTCTGGCCAACGGAATCAAGACCGTGGTCCCGGTTGATGACTCAGGTTGCTTCACAACTGAAGTACCCGATTACGTGGGCGTGCAGGTTTTCGAGTCCAACCGTCTGATCCTCTCTGACCTGCGTGAAGGCTCCGGCCCGCTGGCGTCGATGAGTGAGGAGATGCGTCCGATCCTGGTGCGCCAGGCTTCCTACCAGCACAGCTACCCGCACTGCTGGCGCTGCCGCCAACCCCTGATCTACCGCGCCGTATCGTCGTGGTTCGTCGAGGTCACCAAGTTCCGCGACCGCATGGTTGAACTAAACCAGCAGATCACCTGGGTTCCCGAACACCTCAAAGACGGCCAGTTCGGTAAGTGGCTCGAAGGTGCCCGTGACTGGTCCATCTCCCGCACCCGTTTCTGGGGCGCCCCCATTCCCGTGTGGAAGTCCGACAACCCCGTCTACCCGCGGATGGATGTTTACGGTTCCTACCAGAAGTTGGCCGATGACTTCGGTGTGCCAGCCGATGAGATCAACCTGCACCGGCCCATGGTGGACGACCTCGTACGTCCCAACCCGGACGATCCGACTGGTCAATCCATGATGCGCCGAGTTCCCGAGGTCTTGGACTGCTGGTTCGAGTCGGGCTCCATGCCGTTCGCTCAGGTCCACTACCCATTTGAGAACAGGGAGTGGTTCGACAACCACTACCCGGGTGACTTTATCGTTGAGTACGTTGGGCAGACTCGCGGCTGGTTCTACACGCTGCACGTCCTCGCAACCGCGCTCTTCGACCGGCCCGCCTTCCGTACGTCACTTTCCCACGGCATCATCCTGGGTAACGACGGGCGCAAGATGAGCAAGTCCCTGCGCAACTACCCTGACGTTCAGGGCGTCCTCGACACCTATGGCTCAGATGCGATGCGGTGGTTCCTGCTCGCTTCGCCAGTGGTGCGCGGTGGCAACCTGATCGTCACCGAAGAGGGCGTCCGTGACGCGGTTCGCCAGGTGCTGCTACCCCTGTGGAACGCCTACTACTTCCTGACCCTGTACGGCAATGCCTCCAACCAGGGCGCGGGCATCACGCCGACACGTCTGGATAAGGTTGAAGATCCAGCGGCCGCATTTGCCGCGCTCCCTGAGATGGACCGCTACCTGCTGGCACGCACCCGCGAGGTTACCGAAGAGGTGCGAGTCGCGATGGACGAATACGACTTGCCTCGAGCTTCCGCGCGTATCGTCGGCCACCTCGGCGTCATCACCAACTGGTATGTGCGGACCCAGCGTCAACGGTTCTGGGACGAGGACGAGGCCGCTTTCGACAGTCTCTACACCGCCCTCGTCGTCCTCTGCGAAGCTGCAGCACCCCTACTTCCTTTGGTGACGGAAGAGATCTGGCGCGGCCTCACCGGTGGCGAATCCATTCACCTGGTCGACTACCCGAATCTGCCTGCGTCCTGGGAAGATGAGGCGTTAGTTGAGGGGATGGATGAAGTCCAAGAGATCGTCTCCGCAGCACACTCCCTGCGAAAGGCTGAGAAGCTCCGCGTTCGCCAACCCCTGGCGAAGCTGCGGGTCGTTTCCAGTGACGCCGAGGCTCTGGCGGGCTTCGCACCCATCATCGCCTCGGAAGTAAACGTCAAAGAAGTGGAGTTCGAGACGCCGGATAGGTCGGGCCTGGTCTTGCGTCAGGACCTGACACTCAACCCACGTGAGTTCTCCACCGCCGTTCGTCCTAAGACTTCCGCACTGTTCCAAGCGGCAAAGACAGGCGGCTGGGAAGTGATTGACGAGGGCGAAGGCGTGCGATTCCCCAGCGTGGAGGTCGACGGGGCCGCGGTCGAGTTGTTTGGCAACCAGTTCTCCCTCGTTGAGCGCGTCGAAGCCGAAGGGGACGAGGCCGCCACGGTGCTGGGCTCCGGATGCTTCGTCGTCCTCGACAAACTGGTCAGCGCAGAACTGGAAGCCGAAGGGTGGGCGCGCGACTTGATCCGACAAATCCAGGACACGCGCAAGGCAGAGGGCCTGCACATCGCAGACCGCATCAATGTCACGCTAACCGTGCCTGAAGACCGCCTCGAGGCCCTCGGTGTCCACGAGGACCTCATCAAGCACGAAACCCTCACCATTGATCTGGCGGCCAGCGCCGGTGATGAGCAGACGCTGACCATTTCGAAGCGCTAG
- the dhaM gene encoding dihydroxyacetone kinase phosphoryl donor subunit DhaM: MGKVALVLVSHSHALGVGLVELAKAMAADVHIRAAAGTDDGRLGTSFDLVETAVQEALVVSDGAGVVLLTDLGSATLTVDTVLEFADDPDALRFVPGPLVEGAVAAAVTAQQGGDLDAVEASVKEAALQWCEKDSVDQGGAVPGTESAEAVIADAAGLHARPAAMLAQLVTGFDAQVYVNGTPADSMIEIMGLGARQGDKVTITAKGAQAAEAMQAVADAITIGFDTDGTN; encoded by the coding sequence ATGGGGAAAGTCGCCCTCGTACTGGTTTCTCATTCCCACGCACTTGGGGTGGGCCTGGTTGAACTGGCCAAGGCAATGGCCGCGGACGTCCATATTCGTGCCGCGGCCGGCACAGACGACGGAAGGCTTGGCACGTCCTTTGACCTAGTCGAAACCGCGGTGCAAGAGGCGCTGGTGGTGTCTGACGGTGCCGGCGTTGTCTTGCTCACCGACCTGGGTTCCGCCACTCTCACCGTTGATACAGTGCTGGAATTTGCGGACGATCCAGACGCATTACGTTTTGTGCCCGGGCCTCTCGTTGAGGGCGCGGTCGCGGCGGCAGTTACCGCGCAACAGGGTGGGGACTTAGACGCGGTTGAGGCTTCCGTGAAGGAAGCCGCGTTGCAGTGGTGTGAAAAGGACTCGGTCGATCAGGGTGGTGCCGTGCCAGGCACCGAGTCTGCGGAAGCAGTCATAGCGGACGCTGCGGGATTACACGCCAGGCCAGCTGCCATGCTTGCGCAACTGGTGACAGGCTTTGATGCTCAGGTGTATGTGAACGGGACTCCCGCCGACTCCATGATAGAAATCATGGGACTGGGGGCGCGTCAAGGCGATAAAGTTACAATCACCGCCAAGGGCGCTCAGGCTGCAGAAGCAATGCAAGCCGTGGCTGACGCGATTACTATCGGCTTTGACACTGACGGAACGAACTAA
- the dhaK gene encoding dihydroxyacetone kinase subunit DhaK encodes MKKLINDPKAVVRETLEGFQAAHGDQVKVHFDPDWVERAEPKADGKVGVISGGGSGHEPLHAGYVGLGMLDAAVPGAVFTSPTPDPIVEATKAADRGAGVVHIVKNYTGDVLNFETAAELAGMDDVEVETVLIDDDCAVEDSLYTAGRRGVAGTVIVEKIVGAAAEAGLPLGEVAQIGRDVNANTRSMGLALGPCTVPHAGKPSFDLEENEIELGIGIHGEPGYRRGPMEPADDLTEELYVKVRDDLGLKSGDSVIALVNGMGGTPESELYIVYRKLAQLLAADGIEAARPMVGNYVTSLEMPGVSITLTRVDDAMLGYFDAPVDTPAWKN; translated from the coding sequence ATGAAGAAACTCATCAATGATCCAAAAGCAGTTGTCCGCGAAACCCTTGAGGGTTTTCAGGCAGCTCACGGCGACCAGGTAAAAGTCCATTTTGACCCCGACTGGGTTGAGCGCGCTGAGCCAAAAGCAGACGGCAAGGTAGGCGTTATCTCCGGTGGGGGGTCAGGACACGAACCCCTCCATGCAGGCTATGTCGGACTTGGAATGCTTGATGCCGCTGTTCCCGGAGCCGTATTCACCTCGCCAACTCCCGACCCCATTGTCGAGGCGACGAAGGCTGCCGACCGAGGCGCCGGGGTGGTCCACATCGTCAAGAACTACACCGGTGACGTCCTCAACTTTGAGACTGCGGCGGAGCTAGCGGGAATGGATGACGTCGAGGTTGAGACAGTTTTGATCGACGACGACTGTGCGGTCGAAGATTCCCTGTACACGGCTGGGCGGCGCGGCGTTGCCGGCACGGTAATTGTCGAGAAGATCGTCGGCGCTGCGGCGGAAGCGGGCCTGCCGCTCGGTGAAGTCGCACAGATTGGCCGCGACGTTAATGCCAACACGCGCTCAATGGGCCTGGCTCTTGGGCCCTGCACGGTTCCCCACGCAGGTAAGCCTTCCTTCGATCTGGAGGAAAATGAGATCGAGTTGGGTATAGGTATTCACGGTGAGCCCGGATACCGTCGTGGCCCGATGGAACCGGCCGACGACCTCACCGAGGAACTCTATGTGAAGGTGCGTGACGACCTCGGCTTGAAGTCAGGTGACAGTGTTATCGCCCTCGTCAACGGTATGGGGGGAACCCCGGAGTCAGAGCTGTACATTGTCTACCGCAAGTTGGCGCAGTTGCTGGCAGCCGATGGCATCGAGGCAGCCCGCCCGATGGTGGGCAACTACGTAACCAGCCTAGAGATGCCGGGTGTGTCAATCACACTGACGCGCGTCGATGACGCAATGCTCGGCTACTTTGATGCACCGGTCGACACTCCAGCTTGGAAGAACTAG
- a CDS encoding folylpolyglutamate synthase/dihydrofolate synthase family protein — MANDEQDFQLPQGIDPEMAPFFAAAQEEDEADDDDLRLDAAPGSEDAVAEEGDADLDVLRAIVRDTLLAGADPDLVDAVLAGELGEDEDGDEEAEGEVDEVALAALATGEAHAIYRSLLTRNPEHDFDPSMVRMQQVLDILGDPQDSYPSIHVGGTNGKTSTTRMAAALLHAFGLRVGTYTSPHLVDVRERIAINGEPLSPAEFVAAWKDVEPYIGMVDAASAAQGQPQISYFEALTIMALAWFGDAPVDAAVVEVGLGGRWDATNVIDAGVVIISPISLDHQNWLGNTLTEIAFEKAQIIKDRSIVVVCHQEEVVLEVIERRALETDSVLWLEGRDWEVLSRTPGVGGQIVDVRTPTGVYEQLFVPLHGLHQAHNAAAALVATEAMMGGKVLPAEVVEEGFLTARSPGRLEVVRTSPTVVVDAAHNPAGVASLRDALDESFRFNVTIGLFSAMADKAIEEMLVEIEPDLSEIVLVPMGGDRAADLEDLKVIAEDVFGADRVHVAENVADGIDRATALADTPQDPTLTRGIVAFGSIQLVGEVTALLRR, encoded by the coding sequence ATGGCTAATGACGAGCAGGACTTCCAGTTACCGCAGGGCATCGATCCGGAGATGGCCCCCTTCTTCGCCGCCGCCCAGGAGGAAGACGAAGCAGACGATGACGACCTACGACTCGACGCCGCCCCCGGTAGCGAGGATGCCGTTGCGGAAGAAGGTGACGCCGACCTCGATGTTCTGCGCGCCATCGTTCGCGACACCCTCCTGGCCGGTGCAGACCCGGACCTGGTCGACGCTGTTCTGGCGGGGGAACTCGGTGAAGATGAGGATGGTGACGAAGAAGCCGAGGGCGAGGTCGATGAGGTAGCGCTTGCGGCGCTCGCCACCGGTGAGGCACACGCAATCTACCGTTCTTTGCTGACTCGTAACCCCGAGCATGACTTCGACCCGTCGATGGTCCGCATGCAGCAGGTCCTGGATATTTTGGGGGATCCTCAGGACAGTTATCCTTCCATCCATGTCGGTGGAACAAATGGCAAGACATCGACCACCCGCATGGCTGCGGCGCTTCTGCATGCATTTGGTCTTCGCGTTGGAACATACACTTCCCCGCACCTTGTGGATGTGAGGGAGCGGATTGCCATCAATGGGGAGCCGCTTTCGCCGGCGGAGTTCGTGGCCGCTTGGAAGGATGTGGAGCCCTACATCGGCATGGTTGATGCTGCTTCGGCTGCTCAGGGACAGCCGCAGATTTCGTATTTCGAGGCTCTGACAATAATGGCACTCGCCTGGTTTGGTGACGCACCCGTGGATGCGGCCGTTGTGGAGGTCGGGCTTGGGGGACGTTGGGATGCCACCAACGTGATTGATGCTGGAGTTGTCATCATCAGCCCCATTTCGCTAGATCACCAGAACTGGCTGGGCAATACCCTCACCGAAATTGCCTTTGAGAAAGCACAAATAATCAAGGACAGGTCGATCGTCGTTGTCTGCCATCAGGAAGAGGTAGTCCTCGAGGTCATCGAGCGCCGCGCCCTCGAAACCGATTCGGTACTTTGGCTAGAAGGTCGTGACTGGGAGGTCCTAAGCCGCACCCCAGGAGTTGGTGGGCAGATTGTGGATGTTCGCACTCCAACAGGTGTTTATGAGCAGCTCTTTGTGCCACTGCACGGCCTGCATCAGGCGCATAATGCTGCGGCCGCCCTTGTGGCTACGGAGGCGATGATGGGCGGTAAGGTGCTTCCGGCCGAGGTCGTTGAGGAGGGCTTCTTGACGGCTCGTTCCCCCGGACGCCTCGAGGTGGTACGCACCTCCCCAACGGTCGTCGTGGATGCAGCGCATAACCCCGCCGGGGTGGCCTCCTTGAGGGATGCTCTTGACGAGTCCTTCCGCTTCAACGTTACGATCGGTCTGTTCTCAGCAATGGCAGACAAGGCCATTGAAGAAATGCTGGTTGAAATTGAGCCGGACCTCAGCGAAATCGTCCTCGTTCCCATGGGTGGGGACCGGGCTGCAGATCTAGAAGATCTCAAAGTGATTGCCGAGGACGTGTTTGGCGCAGACCGAGTCCATGTCGCTGAAAACGTAGCCGACGGTATCGATCGGGCCACGGCACTTGCTGACACACCCCAGGATCCGACATTGACGCGCGGCATCGTGGCATTCGGGTCGATTCAGCTGGTCGGTGAGGTCACAGCCCTGCTGCGCCGCTAA
- a CDS encoding formate/nitrite transporter family protein → MVTDNRKIFPGTEFISTVLQAADAKSSMTKHLSRVFLMRAAMAGILIGIFYLANYSVIAAFVEISPRDARLGSIFGAVVFGFCLVFIYYSKSELLTSNMMVTTIAVYFRRMSVSRAGVVMLLCFLGNFLGGLLTAIIVKFTTLLDGSAGELVTGAVEHKLAFVSGGASGMADLFFRAILCNFMINIAMLLIYNGFVKSDGVKVAAMVVSVLLFAFLGFEHSVANTVLFTVEGLRNGIDVGLALGNVGIALLGNFVGGGLLIGLYYAYANDSERHRRTHPALREE, encoded by the coding sequence ATGGTGACTGACAACCGCAAAATCTTTCCCGGAACAGAGTTCATTTCAACGGTGCTGCAGGCAGCAGATGCGAAGTCCTCGATGACAAAGCACCTGTCGCGTGTCTTCCTGATGCGTGCGGCGATGGCCGGGATCCTCATCGGTATTTTCTACCTGGCCAACTACTCCGTGATTGCTGCGTTTGTGGAGATCAGCCCGCGTGATGCCCGCCTTGGCTCAATCTTTGGTGCCGTGGTGTTTGGGTTCTGTCTTGTCTTCATCTACTACTCCAAGTCGGAACTGTTGACGTCCAACATGATGGTGACAACCATCGCCGTGTACTTCCGTCGCATGTCCGTGAGTCGCGCGGGGGTTGTGATGCTCCTGTGTTTCTTAGGTAACTTCCTAGGCGGGCTGCTTACGGCGATCATCGTCAAGTTCACGACACTCTTGGACGGGAGCGCTGGTGAACTTGTTACCGGCGCGGTTGAACACAAGCTGGCTTTCGTTTCTGGTGGGGCCAGTGGGATGGCAGATCTGTTCTTCCGCGCCATTCTTTGTAACTTTATGATCAACATCGCCATGTTGTTGATCTACAACGGGTTCGTCAAGTCCGATGGTGTGAAGGTTGCGGCCATGGTGGTATCAGTCCTGCTTTTCGCCTTCCTCGGCTTTGAGCACTCGGTGGCTAACACGGTCCTCTTTACCGTCGAAGGACTGAGGAACGGTATCGATGTCGGACTGGCACTTGGCAACGTGGGAATCGCACTGCTCGGCAACTTCGTGGGGGGTGGTCTGTTGATCGGGCTCTACTATGCCTATGCGAACGACTCTGAACGGCACCGTCGGACTCATCCGGCTTTGCGCGAAGAGTAG
- the ndk gene encoding nucleoside-diphosphate kinase encodes MPTPDLLDPSKEHSLVLIKPDGVRRGLTGEILHRIEQKGFVLKGLKIKKASARILEEHYEEHVDRHYFPALRDYMMEGPLVAVVVEGDRVIEALRIMAGATNPTLANPGTIRGDLGRDWGRDAVENVVHSSDSPTSAIREIALWFPELSYDESGESTL; translated from the coding sequence ATGCCAACACCCGATCTACTGGACCCAAGCAAGGAGCACTCCCTCGTCCTCATTAAGCCCGACGGAGTTCGTCGTGGGCTGACTGGGGAGATCCTCCACCGCATCGAACAGAAGGGTTTCGTACTCAAGGGACTGAAGATCAAGAAGGCTTCAGCAAGAATCCTTGAAGAGCACTACGAAGAACACGTGGACAGGCACTACTTCCCAGCGTTGCGCGACTACATGATGGAAGGCCCACTGGTTGCAGTGGTCGTTGAGGGCGATCGTGTCATCGAAGCCCTGAGGATCATGGCCGGTGCAACGAACCCCACACTCGCAAATCCCGGCACCATTCGCGGTGACCTGGGCCGCGACTGGGGTCGGGACGCAGTAGAAAACGTGGTTCACAGTTCAGACTCGCCAACGTCTGCGATCAGGGAGATTGCGTTGTGGTTCCCAGAACTGTCGTATGACGAATCAGGGGAGTCCACCCTGTAG